In Pirellulales bacterium, the genomic stretch TGTCGGTTTCGATTAGGATCCGATCGTCGGGCACGCTGCGGGCCACTGCCCGCAACTCGTCGGCCTTCTTGAATGTGACCATGCCGGCGAAGCTGATAGAGAGTCCCAGTTCGACGCACTCGGCCGCCGATTCGGCACTGCCGGTGAACGAGTGCATCACGCCGGCCATCGGCCCGCGGCGGCGCGCGTCGCGCAGCATCGCCAGCACGTCGGCGTCGCTGTCGCGCGTGTGGACGATGAACGGCAGCCCGCGCTCCTGTGAGAGCCGCAGATGACGGTCGAAGTAATCCTGCTGCAGCTCGAACGGCGAATAGTCCCAGTGGCGGTCGAGGCCCGTTTCGCCCAGTGCCACGACGCGCGGCCGCTCGACCAGCGACCAGACGCGCTCCCAGTCGCCCGGCGCTGCCTGGCCGCAGTAGTTCGGTTGAATGCCCACGGCGGCGAAGATGCCCGAATGCTTCGCCGCCAGCTCGACGCTCGCCAGGCTGCTGTCGGCGGTGATGCCGACCGCCAGCATCGTCTCGACGCCCGCCTGCCGTGCGCGGTCAATCACTTCCGCCCGATCGGCGTCGAACTCCGGCTGGTCGAGGTGAGCGTGCGTGTCGAACAGGTGCATCGTCATAACTATCTGCGGTCGATGCGCGACTTTGCCGAACGCGGACGGAGCACGGCGTAGATCACGCAAAACAAGAGCGCCAGCGGCAACAGCTTGGGTCGCAACGCAGCCATCAGCAACACGGCCAAAAAGACGAACAGCCAGAACTTGTGCCGCACGCGCAACAGATCGGGCAAGGCCAGCCAAAGCAGCCCCATGACGAGGCCCACTCGCCAAAAGGCGCCCTCGATCGCCACGCTGCCGTATCCGAACAACCAACACGCCGCCGCGCCGGCCAGAAGCGCCAGGGCAATCAGGCCGACGGTAGGACGGTGCATGCAGAACAGGGAACAGGGGACAGGTTACAGGGAACAGCAGCAGGTGGTCAGATCTTGTCGAGCGAGTCGATCCATCGCAGCACTTCCGATACTTCGTCGTCGCCGAGCAGGGGCGCTTTTTCCGGCTGCTCTCTCACGGTCACGGCGAACTTCCGATCGCGCAGCGTCTTGATAGCCGCTGCCGTCATTTTTTCGAAACGGCTGGCTTTGGTCTCGGTGAGAAAAAAGTCGAGCCGCGCGACGGGATCGTTGTCGGCCGCCGAGGGAAGGAAGGGCGACCGCAGCGCGACGACGCCCCGCACCGTGTCGCGGTGATTGAAGGCGTAGTAATAGGCCACCATGCCGCCCACCTCTTCGCCCCACACGATCACCCGCAACGGATCGATCTGGTAGCCGGCCTTGAGCTGCTCGACGGCCTTGCGAATGAACTCAAAATCGTCGGACTGCCACTTGCCCGATTCCGCCGCCTTCGGCGCCAACAAAATCAATCGCCCGCGGTCGCAACGGTCCTTCCAGGTCAAGAGCAGGTCGTCGTCGATCTGAGGTTCGC encodes the following:
- a CDS encoding TatD family hydrolase → MTMHLFDTHAHLDQPEFDADRAEVIDRARQAGVETMLAVGITADSSLASVELAAKHSGIFAAVGIQPNYCGQAAPGDWERVWSLVERPRVVALGETGLDRHWDYSPFELQQDYFDRHLRLSQERGLPFIVHTRDSDADVLAMLRDARRRGPMAGVMHSFTGSAESAAECVELGLSISFAGMVTFKKADELRAVARSVPDDRILIETDSPYLSPHPLRGRRNEPAHLVHTAACLAAARGTTPDAFAAQTLENARRLFGITERQAP